A stretch of Halichondria panicea chromosome 1, odHalPani1.1, whole genome shotgun sequence DNA encodes these proteins:
- the LOC135336787 gene encoding uncharacterized protein LOC135336787: MAAEAMLEDYHSDDKLDTYTSVISDRNIPAVAAKYFNLYACLPNLRDKTVLDLPCGLGIKARRFISEYGASKVVGVDIVQKQLDLSRQSDVEAGVQDGRIEYVCHDAKVPREIFQADVCVAAHLFCFAEHFDELLGIANCVYMNLKSGGEFCSISCSLGRESTHLIKEKLETFDQRVIRLDEWSGDVRVPRKMASTIKGFKFEVCVWDYEAVVMALKSAGFSRVELVPYKADPEYSGPYNLEKYMKMIDGQVVMAIK, encoded by the coding sequence ATGGCTGCTGAAGCAATGTTGGAAGACTACCATTCTGATGACAAGTTGGACACTTATACATCTGTTATATCGGATCGTAATATTCCTGCAGTTGCTGCCAAATACTTCAATTTATACGCTTGTTTGCCTAATCTGAGGGACAAGACTGTACTGGATCTACCGTGTGGGCTGGGGATTAAAGCTAGGAGGTTTATTTCAGAGTACGGAGCCAGCAAAGTGGTGGGAGTAGACATTGTTCAGAAACAGCTGGACCTCTCAAGACAGTCGGACGTGGAGGCAGGTGTACAAGATGGACGAATTGAGTACGTCTGTCATGATGCCAAGGTTCCTAGGGAGATTTTTCAAGCTGACGTTTGCGTGGCTGCGCATTTGTTCTGTTTTGCTGAGCATTTTGATGAACTTCTCGGTATTGCTAATTGTGTTTATATGAACTTGAAATCCGGTGGAGAATTTTGTTCGATATCTTGCTCATTGGGTAGAGAGAGCACGCATCTAATTAAAGAAAAGCTTGAAACATTTGACCAACGAGTGATTCGTCTTGATGAATGGAGCGGTGATGTACGTGTGCCGAGGAAAATGGCGTCAACAATTAAAGGTTTCAAATTCGAAGTATGTGTATGGGATTATGAAGCGGTTGTCATGGCTCTAAAGTCAGCTGGTTTCTCTCGTGTTGAGCTGGTCCCCTACAAGGCTGACCCGGAGTACAGTGGCCCCTATAACCTCGAGAAGTACATGAAGATGATCGATGGTCAAGTGGTTATGGCCATCAAGTGA